The segment CATATTGATCCGTATATACTTTACCATTAACAGCCATCATGCCCTCTTCTCCTGTTCCAAATAGATCGAGATTTACAAGAAACTTAATTTTCTCCAATGCTACAGTTGGGTTTTCTACATAGTATCTTGAGCCAATTAATCCTGCTTCTTCAGCGCCAAATGCTATAAAAACGACAGATGATTTAGGAGGGTTTGATTTGTAGTATTTCGCAATTTCTAACAACATGGCGACTCCCGATGCATTATCATTCGCACCAGCGAAATATTTTTGTTTTCCAATAGCACCTAAGTGATCGTAATGAGCTGTAAAGAAGATAAACTCTTTAGGGGTTTCAGTTCCTTTTATCTTCCCAATTACGTTCTGACTGATATAATTTTCTTTAAGTTGGGACTGAATGGTAAAATGACATGAATTGACGACTTCAGGCATTTTATTTCTTAACACATAAAATCTAGGCTTTGGCATTTGCCACCTAGCAACACCAAAGGTGAGTTTGTCATCAAAAAGAATAATAGATGCTTTCGCTTGAAGAATTTTTTCCATTAGTGGTCGACTCCATTGCATTCTTTTCTTCTCCTGTTCTTGGTCATATACAACGATACTATTACTTAAATCTTTTTTTGTAAATTCTTTAAGTGCTTCTTCATGCATAAAAATAGCATCATCCATAAAGAATAGTTCTCCATTGCTAGTTCCAGAACCAGAGTCTGTCGCAGGAATGTAATCAACGCCTACCTCTAATTTTATATCGTTAATGACTAACTCTACATTGTTCGGAAAGGTATTAACTGTAAGAGGAAAATTCTGGTAGTAGCTATTTTTTTCATTTCTTTCTAGTTCAATATCCTCAAATTTCTCTGCAATATATTCTGCTGCTTTTTTGTCGCCTTCAAAAACATAACCTCTGCCATGTAACTTAGGACTACACAATTGTTTTATGTTTTTCTTTACAGACTTTATATTTTGCCCTGATAATGTGAGTGATAGCGAAATAAAATAAAGGAAAAAGATTCGGTTTTTGTACACAGTTCTATTGCTTTCAGTTCGAAATTGTATTAGATTAATAAACAAATTAAAAGAAACGTTCGTTTTTTATAATAACTAATGAGGTATAAATCAATAATTTATTCTCTCAGTCCCGAAAAACCTGATATGATGTAACCCAATAAGCGAATGACTATTCTCTGTTTTGCTGATTTGAATAATTTATACACATCATACTAACTATACCAACTTTAAACACACATGGTACAACACACAATTGAAACACAAAAGATGATCGCCGAATCCGTACAGATGTTTGGCGAGAAACACATCGCACCTTTTAGAGAAAAGTGGGATGAAGAAGAACATTTCCCAGTCGAAGTTTTTAAGCAATTAGGAGAATTAGGCTTAATGGGTATTTTGGTTCCTGATCAGTACGGAGGTACAGGTTTAGGATATCATGAATATGTAACTGCTATTGCAGAATTAGCTTATTTTGACCCTGGTATTGCTTTATCTATGGCTGCCCATAATTCTCTTTGTACTAATCATATTCTTATGTTTGGCAATGAAGACCAAAAACAGAAGTGGTTACCAAAATTAGCTTCTGGAGAATGGATCGGAGCATGGGGACTAACCGAACCTAATACGGGTTCTGATGCGGGAAACATGATGACAGTAGCTGTCGAAAAGGATGACCACTGGGTATTAAATGGAGCAAAAAACTTTATTACACACGGTAAAAGTGGAAATGTAGCTGTTGTAATGGCAAGAACCGGAGAGAAGGGAGATAAGCATGCTATGACCGCTTTTGTTGTAGAAAGAGGAACTGAAGGCTTTGCAGGAGGTCGTAAAGAGAAAAAGTTAGGAATGAGAACCTCTGAAACTACTGAAATGATTTTCACAGACTGTAAAGTCCCAAAAGAAAACGTTTTAGGTAAAGTCGGAGAAGGTTTTGTTCAAGCACTTAAAATATTGGATGGAGGTAGAATTTCAATTGCAGCTTTAGGCTATGGTATCGCCAAAGGTGCTTTGAAGTGTTCTATTGAGTATGCAAAGGAACGAGAGCAATTTGGAAAGCCTATTGCGTCTTTTCAAGGTATCTCTTTTAAGTTGGCTGATATGGCTACTGAGGTAGAAGCTTCTTATTTATTGATTAAAGAAGCTGTAGAGAAAAAAATACGAGGAGAAGATATCAATAAAGCATCAGCAATGGCTAAGTATTACTCTTCAGAAGTTGCAGTAAGGACGTCCAATGAAGCAGTTCAGATATTTGGTGGATATGGTTTTACGAAAGATTATCCCGTAGAAAAATATTATCGCGATGCTAAATTATGTACGATTGGAGAGGGAACTTCAGAAATACAGAAATTAGTGATTAGTCGATGTCTAATTAAATAAAAAAATAAAGCGGTGAGTTTCGAAAAACTCACCGCTTTATTTTTACGAGCAATGCTCTTTTATTAATAGTAGAACTGATCTTCTTTTGGCATAACTAAAGCCATAACCAAATAGATCAATCCTGGAGATCCAAGACCGAAAACAAATGCACCGACAAAGCCCAAACGAACTAATGATACATCGATATTAAAATATTTGGATAAACCGCTACAAACTCCTGAGAAAACGGCATTTCGAGTAGAACGTACTAATTTTTTTGACATGTTGTTGATCTGTTAATAATTTAATTTGACACTTACTTTTTTATACGTAAATAAATGTCAAAGGGATGCAGAAAAAGCTAGTTTTTTCTTTAAAACCGGAGAATTATTTATTTCTGATATAATATACAATTTTAGATTCGGGCATAAAAAAAACCTTCAGAATTTCTTCTGAAGGTTTCCTGGCAGAGAGTGAGGGATTCGAACCCCCGGTACCTCGCGGTACAATGGTTTTCAAGACCACCGCATTCGACCACTCTGCCAACTCTCTGTGTCATTTTGACGAGTGCAAATATGCAAGGTTGAATTTAAATTTCCAACAACTTGATCAAGAAAAAATACAAATAATCGTAAATGAATTTTACCTGAACTCTTCGGGAGGATTAGCCTCAGACCATATTTGTGCTTCTTCTATGGTTGTATTGATTTGAAAACCAATTAATAAGATCATAGCAATAGTAAAAATCCAACCCATTAATCCCATAATTGCTCCAAGAGAGCCATAAAGAATATCATAAGAATTAAATGTGTCTAGATAAATTTCAAACAATATTGAAACGATTATTGACAAGATTGTTGCGACTATTGAACCCGGAGTAAATACTCTATTTCCTAAAATTTCACTTGGAGCATATCTAAATATCAAAGTGATATTAAAGAAAAAGATACCTACAACGATCAAAAACCTTAAGGATAACAGCATATATAGGGTAATCTCATTATTGAGGTATCCACTATCATGAAGGTATTCCAATAAATGTTTTCCACTAATCAATAAAAAGGAAGACAAGCATAGTGTGATGATAAATAAAAATGTCAAGTTTAAAGCGACTTGAAACTGTTTCCATAATGATCTTTTGTCTTCGAGATGGTAACAGCTATTGAAAGCATTCATCAGAGTTCTCATCCCAGTGGTAGCAACATAGGTTGCACCAATAAAACCAAAAGATAATAATCCACCTCTAGACCTTCCTGATAGGTCTTGAATGGGTCCTTCTATAGCTTGATAAACATATTCGGGTAACATTTCCTCTCTAAAAATCTTAAACATCATGTCTATAGATTCGAAAGGAATGTAAGATATTAAAGTAGAGAAAAAGATGATAAACGGTAACATGGCTAAACTAAAACTAAAAGCAATAGCCTGTCCCCTTTGAAGTAGGTCATTCTGATCCACTCTATGTATCAAAGCTATACCAAAAGTATAGAATGAGACTTCAGTGTGGGGAACTCTAGATGTAGATAGTTTCTCAATTATCTTTTTATAAAGTTCGTTATCCTCTAATTTCTTATGAAGATCTTTTTTAGTCAACTTTCTTTGCCGTTGGTTCAACAAAATACGGAGCAATTACCTCCATAAATCTTTGAGGAGCTCTGCATGGTTTATATGTTGATTTACTCATAAAAGCCAATTTTGTTTTGCCTGTATTGAGTAACTCACCTTCCTGATTAAACAATTCGTATTCAAACTGAATTTTAACTGTTGGTTTTTCAATTAGCTTGGTACGAATCGTTATCATATCATCGTATTTAGCAGGTTTTATGTATTTAGAAAAGTTTTCTAAAACGGGTAACATTACGCCATCCGCTTCCATTTCTTTGTAACTCATGCCTAAAGAACGTAATGCTTCTGTTCTGCCAATTTCATAAAATTTGGCATAATGACCATAATAGACAAAGCCCATTTGGTCGGTGTCAGCATAATTAATTCTTATTTGTGTTTCGTGAACTAGCATTGTGGAATGAGTTAACCTGATAAATTTGAATATCGTAAAGATACAATATTCGATTTTGTAGATATAAGCTTTAAGAAAAAAAAGCATTGTTCTTGACGATTCTCATCATAAGAACAATGCTTTATATATGAATTACTTCCCTCTATTATTGAGCGAAGAAGTCTTTCATTCTAGAGAAGAAGCTTTTACGCTTTTCTTCTTTATGTTCTGAAGTAGGGTTGAAATTCTTCGATTCTCTTAATTTCTTCAAGATGTCTTTTTCTTCAGAAGAAAGTTTCACAGGTGTGAAAACAGAGACATGAATCAATTGATCACCAACACCATATCCGTTAATGTCGCGGATACCTTTACCTCTTAAACGAAGTACTTTGCCACTTTGTGTACCTGCATCTATTGGAACTTTTACGTTGCCAGTTAATGTAGGAACTTCTACTGTAGTACCTAATGCGGCATCAGCAAAACTTAAATGAAGCTCATAGTGGATGTTTTCACCATCTCTATGTAAGTGCTCGTCTTCAATCGCTTCGATGACGATTAATAAGTCACCGGCAACACCACCACCTTTAGGCATGTTACCTTTACCTCTCATTGAAAGTTGCATACCGTCATCAACTCCTGGAGGGATATTGATCGATACTTCTTCTTCAGTATATACTCTACCTTCGCCACCACAATTATCACACTTGTGCTTGATGATTTTACCTTCACCATTACAAGTAGGACAAGTAGTATTAGATACCATTTGACCTAACATTGTGTTGACTACTTTTTGTACTTGACCACTACCATGACAAGTTTGACATGTGTCTAGGTCAGTACCATTTTTGGCTCCTGTACCATTACAAGTATCACAAGACGTATAACGTTTGATGCGGACTTTTTTCTCCACACCTTTTGCCATTTCCTGTAGTGTCAACTTTAATTTGATACGTAAGTTAGAACCTTTACGCTGACGGCGACCACCACCGCCACCTCCGAAGAAGTCGCCAAATGGGCTACCGCCACCACCAAAGATATCGCCAAAGTGACTGAATATGTCATCCATATTCATTCCACCTCCGCCGCCGCCGAATCCACCTGATCCGTCGAATGCTTGGTGTCCAAAGCGGTCATATTGACCACGTTTTTGGTCATCACTTAAAACTTCATAAGCCTCAGCAGCTTCCTTGAATTTCTCTTCAGCTTCACTATCACCAGGGTTTTTATCTGGGTGATATTTTATCGCAACTTTACGATAAGCTTTCTTAATTTCTCCACTGGAAGCATCTTTCGATACGCCAAGTACTTCGTAAAAATCTCTTTTAGACATTATTGGTGTTTCTTATTGTCCTACAACAACCTTCGCAAAACGAATAACTTTATCGTTTAATGTGTATCCTTTTTCAACAACATCAACAATTTTATCCTTAAACTCTTCAGTTGGAGCAGGGATTTGAGTGATTGCATCATGGTAATCAGTGTTTAACTCTTTACCGGTAGCATCTTCCATTTGTTTTAAACCTTGACCTTCCAAAGTTTTTAACATTTTGTCTTTAATCATCACTACACCGTCCAGTACAGGTTTTACCTCGTCACTGTCAGATTTAGTATTTGCAATAGCTCTTTCTAAATCATCGATAGTAGGGATAATTGCAGATAACACCTTCTCGCTTGCTGTTTTTGTTAGTTCAGATTTCTCTTTTAATGTACGCTTACGGAAGTTGTCGAACTCAGAATATAAACGAAGGTATTTGTCCTTCATTTCTCCTAATTCCTGAGTCAATTTTTCTACTTCAGTTAGTTCTTCACCTTCTGTTGTAGATTCTTCAGAGCTTGTAGCTTCAGTTTGATCCTCAGTTACTTGCTCTTCTTTATTTTCAATATTTTCGTTTCCTTTATTTTCTGCCATTTTGGTATTTTTTCTAGTTGAAATATACACTGCCGTTCAATCAACAATGTTGCCAACCGATTTTATAGGTCATTTTGTCGCGATTTTACTGACAAAAAGTAGAAATAGGAAGAAAATAAGTCAAATAACATCAAAATCAGACGAAAATATGACAGTTTTTTAAGAAAAGAAGCAGATAACGTATAGCTATCTGCTTCAAGTATATTTTATATTGTAGCTTGTCTAAGCTTGTGATTCTAGCTCGTTTACAGCTAACCAAGCCATTAATCCCACTCCAATTTCAAGAGCATCTTCATCGATATCAAAGGTAGGAGTATGAACAGAGGAAGTAATTCCTTTTGCCTCGTTTCTAGTTCCCAAACGGTAGAAACAAGCGTCCATTTCTTGAGAATAATAAGAGAAGTCTTCTGCCGCTAACCAAATATCTAGATCAACTACATTTTCTTCACCAAGATATTCAATTGCTGCTTTCTTATTTCTACGAGTAAGTTCTGGTTCGTTAACTAAGAAAGGGTAACCTTTATGAATATCCATCTCAACAGAACCACCCATACCTTCTGCAATTCCAGTTGCAATCTTGGTGATTCTTTCATGTGCTTCCGCTCTCCATTCTTCGTTCATCGTTCTGAATGTACCTTGAACTTTCACTTCATTAGGAATGACGTTAGTTGCACCAATAGCTCTAACATCACCAAAAGATAAAACTGATGGAATTTTTGGAGCTGCATATCTACTTACAATTTGTTGTAAAGCAACAATGATATGCGATGTGATAACAACTGGGTCAATATTTTTCTCTGGCATAGCCGCATGACCTCCCTGACCTTTTACAGTAAAGTAAATCTCGTCAGCACTTGCCATATACATGCCTTCTCTGAAGCCTACTTTTCCAGCGTCAATGAAAGGCATTACATGTTGTCCAATAATTTTTGAAGGGGATGGATTTTTTAATGCTCCATCTTTGATCATTAAAGATGCTCCTCCAGGTAATTTTTCTTCACCCGGTTGGAAGATTAGCTTAATAGTACCTTCGAATTGATCATTTAATGATTGTAATATTTTAGCAGCACCTAATAATGAAGTAGTATGTACATCATGACCACACGCATGCATAACACCTTCATTTTTTGATTTATAAGGTACGTCGTTTGCCTCAACGATAGGAAGAGCATCCATATCTGCTCTTAAAGCAATCACTTTTTTATCAGGGTTTTTACCCTTAATCAGGCCAACAACGCCTGTTTCAGCAACACCTGATTGTGTTTCAATACCATAACTCTTTAACTTCTCTGCTACAAACTTCGAAGTTTCATACTCTTGGTACGACAATTCTGGGTTAGCATGAAGATGATGTCTGATATTTACAATCTCTTCAATATTTTCTTTAACAGAAGATTTTATTTGTTCTTTAAGACTCATGATATTATGATTGCTTGTTGTTGTATCATTTTGTGATATTGTTAGTGATCAGTTGTTTTCTGTGTGAAAATCAAATAAATCACCTCGCAAATTTAATGATTTAATAAGAATCTATCATTACAAGAATATTGTAATTCTATCTTCTGGCATTTTTTGCAGCATTTCTGGCAGGGATAATCGATGCAAAAATAGTGATTGCAGAAACGGTAAGACATATCACTAAGAAGTCTTGCCATCGAGTTTCAACAGGGTAAGCATCAAGAATTCCATTGTTTGCACCAGTACTTATCCATTGAAATTTTTCTTGGGCAAAGCAGAATAAATATCCTGAAATAAGACCAAAATTAGCACCTGATAAAGCGACTAGGCCACCCTCATAAATGAATATCCTCTTGATCATGCCGTCTGTAGCACCCATTGATTTGAGAATATTCATATCATGGTTTTTCTCAATAGAAAGCATGGCAAGAGCAAAAAACACATTGAAAGAGGCAATGCCTAAAATCAATGCAAAAGTTCCATAAGTGAAGAATTTTTCAATCTTCAAAGCTCTTAATACTTGAGACTGTTGTTCGGGTCTTGTTTTAATGATGAAGTTATCTCCTAAAACTTCCATTAAATTATTTTTAACGGTTGTCGCCTTAAAACCTTCTTTCACTTTAATTTCTAAGCCAGTTCTTAATTGCCCATAATTCAATAATGAGTTGGCAAATTTTATAGGCACAATCACTGTTGATTGATCAAATTGAGGCTCGGCTACAAATACACCTCCTGCTTGAATAATCTTTTTATTAAATGCTTTTTCAGGATTTAAAGATGCTTTACCTTTTCTCTTAGGGTACCAGAATTGTAGCGGATACATACTGTCTCTTAATCGTAAGCCTAATTCTTGGTAAACTCCAGAGCCGACCAAAGCATATCGAGTGTCATTGTTATATAGGTTATTAGTACCTAAAACTACGGTAGTATCAATTTGTGTTTGAGTGGCAAAGTTCTCACTCACACCTTTCATTGTTACTACTTTTTGTTTGTTGTTGTATAGAATAAGGACTTTGTCTTCAATAACTTCTGTAATTGCCTCGACGCCTTCAACTTCTTCAATTTTATTTCTTAATGTCCATTCGTATGGAAAAGATTTACCTACATTAGATTCAATTTTTAACTCAGGATTGTGTCTATTAAACATACCTGTAAGCGTCCTTTCCATTCCGTTAAATAAAGAAAGTACAATCACTAAAGCTGCGGTACCAAAGCCAACGCCGACCATTGCAATATTGGATAAAGTCTGAATAAAGTTCTGCTTAATGAACTGTTCAGCCATCCCTTTATATGTTTTTCGGATCTTTTTAGGAGAAAAAGTAAAAAGCACTCCAATAGCTTTTCCTAAGAAAATAATTAATCCAAAAGTCATTTGAACCACCAAAACGAGTAGCATTAAAGGAATGCTCTTGATGTTACGTTGAGATAGAAAGTATCGTTTGGCGACAAAATATGGGAATCTTGACTTTGACATTAACAAATATGAGTTATAAATCTTTTTCCTGCCTTTGTAAAGTAATCAGACATGAAATTTTCACTACAAAGTTAACGGTAGAGTTGAATTCTCAACATAAATAATGAATTACTTCTTTTGATTTTTGAAAAGTTTGATAAAAATGTTCTTTAAGTTGATGATATTGCAACCCAGAGACAAAACAAACTTTATTGAAGAGAACAAGCTATTTTTATTCAATTACGATTTGAATCAATAGGTACGCGAAATATGAGGAGATTAGTACTGCTATTTATTATAAACTTGATACTTAATTATTCCTATGCCCAATCCTCAAAGCAATTTTGGAAATTGGCGGATAAAGGAGAGTACGAGAAGATTGTCAAGAAATTAGAAAAAGAGTCAGATCAGATAGATCGAAATATATCTTTAAACTATATATGGGGACTTTATTATGTGAGTAATGAGGCTGCATATAATTTAGATACTGCATACGCTTTTTTAGATAAAGCAGATAATTTATGGAATGATTCTTCGCCAACCCAAAGGGCAGAATGGGAGAAGTTATACGTAAACAATGATTCAATACAATATTGGAAACAAAATGTTGAAAAGTATGCTTTCAATGAATGTGTTGAAAACCTTAAAGAAGAGGACTTTATCACTTACTTGGAGAAGTTTCCTCACTCAGAATGGGTGCCGGAAGCAATATCATTACGAGATAGTTTAGGATATGAAAAGGCAAAACAAGAACATACCTACGAATCTTACCACCTATTTATAAGAAGTTACCCAGAAGCAAGGCAAGCGGAAGAAGCCCAAAATTATTACGAAAATCTTATTTATCATTCCAAAACAAAAGATGCTGACGAAAAAGCATTGAGTGATTTTTTAAAGGAGCATCCAAAAAATCAACATATCCATAAAGTAGAAAAACAACTTTATGAGTTGATTACAGAAGATAAATCTATTGTCGATTATTCTCACTTTGTTAGAGATTATCCAGAGACAATTTATGCCGATAGTGCAATTACTCAGATTTGGTTATTAAGTGAAGACAAAGATAGTGTTCTTAATACTTATAGAAACTGGGAAGAGAAAGCCTATTTTCAGGCATTAATGCTAAAGCAAAAGCAATTGTATTACCCTGTATTCCAGGAGGATTCTCTCTCGTTTATTAATGATCGTGGTAATGTAGTCTTTACTGAAGCCATCTCGGGAGTTAAAAAAGCATACAATTGTCATGGGACTTCAGACCTCTTTTTAGAGGTAGAAAAAGATGGGAAAAAAGGTTTAGTAGACCGTAACAATTCCATCGTTTTACCGTTCAATTACGATAAAATCAAACCACTTTTAGTAGGAGTATATGCCATTGAAAAAAATAATAAAGTAGGTGTTTATGCTCTTGGTGAAGGAGAATGGATTTCTCCAATCTATGACCAAATAGTCCCATTAAGTAGAAGGTTGTTTGGTGTTAGAAAACAGGCGAGATGGGGTATTGTTTCTGTTACTGGAGAGTTGAAGTTTCCGATAGAGGCAGGACAGTTAATCCATATTTCAGAGAATACCATTTTAGTAATGAAAAAAGGGCGTTGGGCTAAATATACTGAAAGTGATGTCTTTGGAAGTAAAATTAATACTGATGATGAGGAATTTATCTTTGAAGGGTATAAGCAATTAGAAGATCAATGGTTTGGTTTAAAAGAGAATTCTAAGTGGGCAATTTATACTCCTAATGGGAAAAAATATTCTCAGGATTATGATCAAATTGAAGATTTAGATAATAAACTAGGTTGGTCAGTGAGAAGTGACACCTTGTATCAGGTGATTAATTATGATAATGAACTTTTAATAGATTCTCTATTACTGCCAGAATTTTCAAAAGCAGGAGTTACTTCTCGTTGGAAAGATCAATGGGTAGCCTACAATTGGAAAGGAGAAAAGATATTTTTAGGGCAAGCGGATACAGTATTCTTCGATAAAATGTATCCAAATTTAATTCAACAAACTGATAAAAAGGAAAAAGTACTTTTCAAAGATGGAAATATTTTGGATCTCGAAAGATACTCGCAATGGAATGTAACTTATGTAACACAAGACTCATTAGTTCTTCCTTATATTGCGGCAATTAGTAGGAGAAACAAGAAATTTGCTTTGTTGGATCAAGGAGGAAATCAGATTATGACTCCACAGTTTTCGGATTTGAAAGTAGATGCAAACGGAATTGTCATTGCTAAATATGGTTCATTATATTATTTATATGGAACCAATGGTAAAAGAATCCTGCAAGAAGGATATACTCAAATAGTTGCTGATGGAACCTATTATCACTTAAAAGGTAAAGGGAAATTTGGTATATATAATATTAAAACTGGACTAAAAATTACACCTAGATATGAGGAACAATTACAACGAACAACTTTACAAAAAGAAGGAAACGCTTTATGGTTAGGAAAATATAAGGGGTTTGAAGGAGTTTTCTCGCTTTCTAATTATGAACAAGCTCGTTTTTATTATGAAGATATTAAGCTACTGAATCTAGATTCTACAAGTGTATTTGTCTTAGAAGATGAGAAACTAAAATTATTGGATGTGCAATCAAACGATATTAAAATGATTTGCGATTCTTATGAGGTAATAACAAAGTCACCTTCTAAATACTGGATTTTATATAAAAATGACGGTAGGTATGGTGCATATGTTTCCAATGTAGGAGATGTTATTTATCCAGAGTTTCAATCAATAGAAAATATTGGGTCATTGGAGCAACCTTTGTTTTTAGCTAAGCAATATATACAACAAGCAAAATTAAATATTCTATTATATATAAATGAGGAAGGGAATGTTGTATTTCAATCAATTTTAAATGAAAATCAATATAATGTGATAAGATGCGATTAACTTGAATGCTATTTACGAAATGATAAAATCGACTAAAGATTTGTTAAATAACTCTTAAGAGTTCGATATATAAACAGATGTTGAATTTAATCATTGTTTTTAAAATGGTTTATTTCCTAAAATAGCGAAACGAAAAAAATATAACAGAACAAACAATAGTGTGTATTTAAATTTCAACGAGGACTTTCTTAAAGATTAGCACAATCAACTTCACAAGTTAAAGTAGTGCGGGCAAGAGTATCATTGAGGTCACTTTGTTTTCGGTTTTGAAAGATTAAATTATAATTATGAAAAAAAAATTACTACTTCTAGTGGTAACGCTTATAGTAGGGCTTACAGTAGGAGTTTCGCCTGTATTGGCGTCTGGTGGCGGAGGACATCCTGAGGCTGCACCTTGGTCGGTTATTCCGTTTGCCACACTGTTAATCATGATTGCTACCGGTCCGCTTTTCTATGAAAAGTTTTGGCACCATAACTATCCGAAAGTGGCTGTTGGCTTAGCTGCAGTAGTGGTTGGATACTATATTTTTGGCTTGCATAATACGCACGGGCCTATCCACGCATTTTTCGAATACTTCCAATTTATAGCACTTTTATCTGGTTTATACATTGCCTCTGGCGGTATTATGATCAAAGTAGATCGTAAGGGTACACCAATGGTTAATGCAATTATCCTAGCGATTGGAGCTGTAATTTCTAATATTATTGGTACAACAGGTGCTTCAATGTTATTGATTCGTCCATTTATGAGATTAAATCAAGAGCGTTTACAGCCTTACCATGTTGTATTCTTCATCTTTATTGTAAGTAACGTTGGTGGTGCATTAACACCAATTGGTGATCCGCCATTATTCTTAGGTTTCCTAAAAGGTGTACCTTTTGAATGGACTTTGGTACATTCATTACCAATGTGGGTCTTTGCAATTATCGTCTTGTGTGTAATTTTCTTCTTCTTCGATAAGCGTTTTATCAATAAGACAAACTTATTATTTGATGAAGATGACAAGAAAGAATACTCTAATAAGATAACAATCACAGGTTCAAAAAACTTTGGATGGTTAGCAATTTTAGTTGCAGCTGTATTTTTTGATCCT is part of the Flammeovirga agarivorans genome and harbors:
- a CDS encoding ABC transporter permease; the encoded protein is MSKSRFPYFVAKRYFLSQRNIKSIPLMLLVLVVQMTFGLIIFLGKAIGVLFTFSPKKIRKTYKGMAEQFIKQNFIQTLSNIAMVGVGFGTAALVIVLSLFNGMERTLTGMFNRHNPELKIESNVGKSFPYEWTLRNKIEEVEGVEAITEVIEDKVLILYNNKQKVVTMKGVSENFATQTQIDTTVVLGTNNLYNNDTRYALVGSGVYQELGLRLRDSMYPLQFWYPKRKGKASLNPEKAFNKKIIQAGGVFVAEPQFDQSTVIVPIKFANSLLNYGQLRTGLEIKVKEGFKATTVKNNLMEVLGDNFIIKTRPEQQSQVLRALKIEKFFTYGTFALILGIASFNVFFALAMLSIEKNHDMNILKSMGATDGMIKRIFIYEGGLVALSGANFGLISGYLFCFAQEKFQWISTGANNGILDAYPVETRWQDFLVICLTVSAITIFASIIPARNAAKNARR
- a CDS encoding WG repeat-containing protein: MILNYSYAQSSKQFWKLADKGEYEKIVKKLEKESDQIDRNISLNYIWGLYYVSNEAAYNLDTAYAFLDKADNLWNDSSPTQRAEWEKLYVNNDSIQYWKQNVEKYAFNECVENLKEEDFITYLEKFPHSEWVPEAISLRDSLGYEKAKQEHTYESYHLFIRSYPEARQAEEAQNYYENLIYHSKTKDADEKALSDFLKEHPKNQHIHKVEKQLYELITEDKSIVDYSHFVRDYPETIYADSAITQIWLLSEDKDSVLNTYRNWEEKAYFQALMLKQKQLYYPVFQEDSLSFINDRGNVVFTEAISGVKKAYNCHGTSDLFLEVEKDGKKGLVDRNNSIVLPFNYDKIKPLLVGVYAIEKNNKVGVYALGEGEWISPIYDQIVPLSRRLFGVRKQARWGIVSVTGELKFPIEAGQLIHISENTILVMKKGRWAKYTESDVFGSKINTDDEEFIFEGYKQLEDQWFGLKENSKWAIYTPNGKKYSQDYDQIEDLDNKLGWSVRSDTLYQVINYDNELLIDSLLLPEFSKAGVTSRWKDQWVAYNWKGEKIFLGQADTVFFDKMYPNLIQQTDKKEKVLFKDGNILDLERYSQWNVTYVTQDSLVLPYIAAISRRNKKFALLDQGGNQIMTPQFSDLKVDANGIVIAKYGSLYYLYGTNGKRILQEGYTQIVADGTYYHLKGKGKFGIYNIKTGLKITPRYEEQLQRTTLQKEGNALWLGKYKGFEGVFSLSNYEQARFYYEDIKLLNLDSTSVFVLEDEKLKLLDVQSNDIKMICDSYEVITKSPSKYWILYKNDGRYGAYVSNVGDVIYPEFQSIENIGSLEQPLFLAKQYIQQAKLNILLYINEEGNVVFQSILNENQYNVIRCD
- a CDS encoding sodium:proton antiporter, which gives rise to MKKKLLLLVVTLIVGLTVGVSPVLASGGGGHPEAAPWSVIPFATLLIMIATGPLFYEKFWHHNYPKVAVGLAAVVVGYYIFGLHNTHGPIHAFFEYFQFIALLSGLYIASGGIMIKVDRKGTPMVNAIILAIGAVISNIIGTTGASMLLIRPFMRLNQERLQPYHVVFFIFIVSNVGGALTPIGDPPLFLGFLKGVPFEWTLVHSLPMWVFAIIVLCVIFFFFDKRFINKTNLLFDEDDKKEYSNKITITGSKNFGWLAILVAAVFFDPSKIDWLPGILQTHEGFSIGFLSDLEHHEGATLFSFIRELIMLTVAYLSFKLADQDAIKGNEFNFEPIREVAFIFIGIFGTMMPALELVGGFAASEAGAALINHNSLYWATGALSGILDNAPTYLNFLTAAMASKGADIGSVQQVLDFTNGIVQGQPNAEAVLELTAISVAAVFFGAMTYIGNGPNFMVKSIAEQSGVEMPSFFGYIVRYSLPILLSVLVIVWLVFFAFAG